A genomic segment from Methanomassiliicoccales archaeon encodes:
- a CDS encoding HAD-IB family phosphatase, with amino-acid sequence MSSGRRFDLVAFDMDGVLVEYNSTWCWIHNHFGVSNDTALQEFIDGDIDDHEFMRRDIALWKERIPDINIDYINDVLDPVPEVKGVGETVQALRTEGIKTIIVSGGLDIVAQRIADSYGFDGWAANGLEVDDLGALTGKGILRVELVNKRKALDSFLEKWGISSDRTAAVGNSFVDVSMFKGCSFSIAYNPIDAWVAENANAVVNSDDLSDILPLLLD; translated from the coding sequence ATGAGCTCGGGAAGGCGCTTCGATCTGGTCGCGTTCGACATGGACGGGGTTCTGGTGGAGTACAACTCCACCTGGTGTTGGATCCACAACCACTTCGGTGTCAGCAACGACACCGCCCTTCAGGAGTTCATCGACGGGGACATCGACGATCACGAGTTCATGCGCAGAGACATCGCCCTCTGGAAGGAGCGGATCCCTGACATCAACATCGATTACATCAATGATGTTCTAGATCCAGTTCCAGAAGTGAAGGGTGTGGGAGAGACCGTTCAAGCGCTGAGAACGGAGGGGATCAAGACCATCATCGTCAGCGGTGGATTGGACATCGTGGCCCAGAGGATCGCCGATTCTTATGGATTCGACGGATGGGCCGCCAACGGCCTTGAGGTGGACGATTTAGGAGCCCTCACTGGAAAGGGCATTCTCAGGGTGGAGCTCGTCAACAAGAGAAAGGCGCTTGACTCCTTTCTAGAAAAGTGGGGAATATCCAGCGATCGAACAGCGGCGGTCGGCAACAGTTTCGTCGATGTCTCTATGTTCAAGGGTTGCTCCTTCTCGATCGCGTACAACCCCATCGACGCCTGGGTGGCCGAGAACGCCAACG